From the Comamonas odontotermitis genome, one window contains:
- a CDS encoding YihY family inner membrane protein produces the protein MATRPERWWQALADFPWGNTVDTLRRRFGEDRLGLTASSLTFTTTLALVPFMTVALALFTAFPMFSQMEAQLQRWLVESLIPSSIASQVLGYITQFASKASRLGMAGLSFLLATALALILTMDRTLNNIWRVRKLRPLGQRVLIYWAAITLGPLLLAASLALTSSVMAASRSAMGELPYLIRLAFDSLEFVLLAAGVTAMFRYVPNTHVRWRDALAGGVFVAIGIELAKKILALYLANVPTYSTIYGTFATLPILLIWIYVAWVIVLLGAVVAAYLPSLLAGVARLPTAQSWDFQLAIECLHALNPMRYQPEKGLYLHQLAAQLKVEDVQLHRALDVLAQLDWVGAVVDVEGRVTSAEQQGQSSDSDARYVLLVEPAATRAQPLMTALLLDCNEATEPLWWHCGLDHVMLIDLLERRPGALEAREVQEAERAAA, from the coding sequence ATGGCCACCAGGCCAGAGCGCTGGTGGCAGGCGCTGGCTGATTTTCCGTGGGGCAATACGGTCGATACCCTGCGCAGGCGTTTTGGCGAAGACCGCCTGGGTCTGACGGCCAGCAGCCTGACCTTTACCACCACCCTGGCACTGGTGCCGTTCATGACGGTGGCGCTGGCGCTGTTCACCGCGTTTCCGATGTTCTCGCAGATGGAGGCGCAACTGCAGCGCTGGCTGGTCGAGAGCCTGATCCCCAGCAGCATCGCCAGCCAGGTGCTGGGCTACATCACCCAGTTTGCCAGCAAGGCCAGCCGCCTGGGCATGGCGGGCCTGAGTTTCCTGCTGGCCACGGCGCTGGCACTGATTCTCACCATGGACCGCACGCTCAACAACATCTGGCGGGTGCGCAAGCTCCGGCCGCTAGGCCAGCGCGTGCTCATCTACTGGGCTGCCATCACATTGGGGCCGCTGCTGCTGGCCGCCAGCCTGGCGCTGACGTCGTCGGTGATGGCCGCTTCGCGCAGTGCCATGGGCGAGCTGCCGTACCTGATTCGCCTCGCTTTCGATTCGCTGGAGTTCGTGCTTTTGGCGGCGGGGGTGACAGCCATGTTCCGCTATGTGCCCAATACCCATGTGCGCTGGCGCGACGCATTGGCTGGTGGCGTGTTTGTAGCGATCGGGATCGAGCTGGCCAAGAAGATTCTCGCCCTGTACCTGGCCAACGTGCCCACGTACTCCACGATCTACGGCACCTTCGCTACGTTGCCCATCTTGCTCATCTGGATCTATGTGGCCTGGGTGATCGTGCTGCTGGGCGCCGTGGTGGCTGCCTATCTGCCCAGCCTGCTGGCGGGCGTGGCCCGCCTGCCCACGGCGCAGAGCTGGGATTTTCAGCTCGCCATCGAGTGCCTGCACGCCCTCAATCCCATGCGCTACCAGCCCGAGAAGGGGTTGTACCTGCACCAGCTGGCTGCGCAGTTGAAGGTGGAGGATGTGCAACTGCACCGCGCGCTGGATGTGCTGGCCCAGCTGGACTGGGTGGGCGCCGTGGTGGATGTGGAGGGCCGCGTCACCAGCGCAGAACAGCAGGGCCAGAGCAGCGACAGCGATGCCCGCTACGTGCTGCTGGTGGAGCCCGCTGCCACGCGTGCGCAGCCGCTGATGACGGCGCTGCTGCTGGACTGCAACGAAGCTACCGAGCCCCTGTGGTGGCACTGCGGGCTCGATCACGTCATGCTGATCGATCTGCTGGAGCGCCGCCCCGGTGCGCTGGAGGCGCGAGAGGTGCAGGAGGCAGAGCGCGCAGCAGCCTGA
- a CDS encoding DUF2069 domain-containing protein, with protein MPSAPSNLPDLVTPAAAPGVAQLSRTLAVVSLLGLVVLSVAWELWIAPLRPGGSWLVIKALPLCIPLAGLLKHRMYTYRWVSLLVWLYFTEGVVRAFGDAPPSRWCAMAEIALCLLLFAACVLHVKGRQKAVRPAE; from the coding sequence ATGCCTTCCGCACCTTCGAATCTGCCTGATTTGGTAACGCCCGCCGCAGCGCCTGGCGTGGCGCAGCTGTCTCGCACACTTGCAGTGGTGTCGCTCCTGGGTCTCGTGGTGCTGTCCGTGGCGTGGGAGTTGTGGATCGCGCCGCTGCGCCCCGGTGGCTCGTGGCTCGTCATCAAGGCGCTGCCGCTGTGCATACCGCTGGCAGGGCTGCTCAAGCACCGCATGTACACCTACCGCTGGGTCAGTCTTCTGGTGTGGCTGTACTTCACCGAAGGTGTGGTGCGCGCATTTGGTGATGCGCCGCCCAGCCGCTGGTGCGCGATGGCCGAGATCGCGCTGTGCCTGCTGCTGTTTGCCGCCTGCGTTCTGCATGTCAAGGGTCGCCAGAAAGCCGTGCGGCCTGCCGAATAA
- a CDS encoding FAD-binding oxidoreductase produces the protein MTDLIASLRRIVGENHVLTDGDLSAYEQDWRRREHGKALAVVRPGSTEEVAAVVKACAANGTAIVPQGGNTGLVVGSTPDTSGTQVVLNLGRMNTVRALDKDNLTITVDAGCILQSLQERCEKEGFLFPLSLAAEGSCTIGGNLGTNAGGTQVVRYGNTRELCLGLEVVNAQGEIWNGLKGLRKDNTGYDLRNLFIGSEGTLGVITAATMKIYPMPASQLTAWAALPSFEAAVQLLGLAHQYLGAGLTGFEVMNRFALTLVDKHMPQLRVPFIDNPDFPYAVVLENSDSESEAHARARFEALMEAAFEQEIVLDAVVAENLGQAHNLWHIRESIPLAQVEEGLNIKHDISVPISRIPAFVEHATAVLAHKVPGMRLVNFGHLGDGNLHFNVQAPESMDPKAFLEAREHEINHIVYDAVAKFGGSISAEHGIGTLKAATLPDYQSPVALSMMRAIKQALDPHGIMNPNCMLARQS, from the coding sequence ATGACCGATCTGATTGCCAGCCTGCGCCGCATTGTGGGCGAAAACCATGTACTGACTGATGGCGACCTGAGCGCCTACGAACAGGACTGGCGCCGCCGCGAGCACGGCAAGGCCCTGGCCGTGGTGCGCCCCGGCTCCACCGAGGAAGTGGCTGCCGTGGTCAAGGCCTGCGCCGCCAATGGCACCGCCATCGTGCCGCAGGGTGGCAACACCGGCCTGGTGGTGGGATCAACCCCCGATACATCCGGCACGCAGGTGGTGCTGAACCTGGGCCGCATGAACACCGTGCGTGCGCTGGACAAGGACAACCTGACGATCACAGTCGATGCGGGCTGCATTCTGCAAAGCCTGCAGGAGCGCTGCGAGAAAGAAGGCTTTCTCTTCCCGCTGTCGCTGGCAGCCGAAGGCAGCTGCACCATTGGCGGCAATCTGGGCACCAATGCAGGTGGCACGCAGGTGGTGCGCTACGGCAATACGCGCGAGCTGTGCCTGGGCCTGGAAGTGGTCAACGCCCAGGGAGAAATCTGGAATGGATTGAAAGGCCTGCGCAAGGACAACACCGGCTACGACCTGCGCAACCTCTTCATCGGCAGCGAAGGCACCCTGGGGGTGATCACGGCCGCCACGATGAAGATCTACCCCATGCCCGCCAGCCAGCTCACCGCCTGGGCCGCACTGCCGTCGTTTGAAGCGGCAGTACAGCTGCTGGGCCTGGCCCACCAATACCTGGGCGCGGGTCTTACAGGCTTCGAGGTGATGAACCGCTTTGCACTGACCCTAGTGGACAAGCACATGCCGCAGCTGCGCGTGCCCTTTATCGACAACCCCGATTTCCCATACGCCGTGGTGCTGGAGAACTCCGACAGCGAATCCGAGGCACACGCCCGCGCACGCTTTGAGGCGCTGATGGAGGCCGCGTTCGAGCAGGAAATCGTGCTGGACGCCGTCGTGGCCGAAAACCTGGGCCAGGCCCACAACCTGTGGCACATCCGCGAGAGCATTCCGCTCGCACAGGTGGAGGAAGGCCTGAACATCAAGCACGACATCTCGGTGCCAATTTCACGCATTCCAGCCTTTGTGGAACACGCCACCGCCGTGCTGGCGCACAAGGTGCCGGGCATGCGCCTGGTGAACTTTGGCCACCTGGGAGACGGCAATCTGCACTTCAATGTGCAGGCCCCCGAGAGCATGGACCCCAAGGCATTCCTTGAGGCGCGCGAGCACGAGATCAACCACATCGTCTACGACGCCGTTGCCAAGTTTGGCGGCTCCATTTCGGCGGAGCATGGCATTGGCACCTTGAAGGCAGCCACCCTGCCGGATTACCAGTCGCCGGTTGCGCTGTCCATGATGCGCGCCATCAAGCAGGCGCTCGACCCGCACGGCATCATGAACCCCAACTGCATGCTGGCCCGGCAGTCTTGA
- a CDS encoding thymidylate synthase: MKQYLQLVQDILDHGSWQNNRTGIRTLSMPGASLRFDLQQGFPAVTTKKLAFKSAIGEMVGFMRACRSAADFRALGCKVWDQNANENKAWLANPYRLQEDDLGPVYGVQWRQWPAYKLIDLAQPQGAVQIADALAKGYRQIGEVDEGGVPHAVLYKAVDQLRQCLDTIMNDPGSRRILFHGWNWAQLEEMALPPCHLLYQFLVNQQAGEISLCLYIRSNDVGLGTPFNLTEGAALLHLVGRLTGYKPRWFTYFIGDAHIYENHLPMLQEQLQREPFPAPQLVLSDRIPSYAETGRYEPEWLEKVEPGDFRLEGYQHHAPLTAPMAV; this comes from the coding sequence ATGAAGCAATACCTCCAACTCGTGCAGGACATTCTGGACCACGGTTCGTGGCAGAACAACCGCACCGGCATCCGCACCCTCAGCATGCCAGGCGCCAGCCTGCGTTTTGACCTGCAGCAAGGCTTTCCCGCTGTCACCACCAAAAAGCTGGCGTTCAAATCTGCCATTGGCGAGATGGTGGGTTTCATGCGCGCATGCCGCAGTGCTGCGGATTTCCGGGCGCTTGGCTGCAAGGTCTGGGATCAGAACGCCAATGAGAACAAGGCATGGCTGGCCAACCCCTATCGCCTGCAGGAAGACGACCTGGGCCCCGTGTACGGCGTGCAATGGCGTCAGTGGCCTGCCTACAAACTGATTGATCTGGCTCAACCCCAGGGCGCCGTACAGATTGCCGATGCCTTGGCCAAGGGTTACCGCCAGATTGGGGAAGTGGACGAAGGCGGTGTGCCGCATGCCGTGCTCTACAAGGCCGTTGACCAGTTGCGCCAGTGCCTGGACACCATCATGAACGACCCCGGCAGCCGCCGCATTCTGTTCCACGGCTGGAACTGGGCGCAGCTGGAGGAAATGGCCCTGCCGCCCTGCCACCTGCTCTACCAGTTTCTCGTCAACCAACAGGCGGGCGAGATATCGCTGTGCCTCTACATCCGCAGCAACGATGTGGGCCTGGGTACGCCTTTCAACCTGACCGAGGGCGCAGCGCTGCTGCACCTGGTGGGACGCCTGACCGGCTACAAACCGCGCTGGTTCACCTATTTCATCGGTGATGCCCACATCTACGAAAACCACCTGCCCATGCTGCAGGAACAACTCCAGCGCGAGCCCTTCCCCGCGCCACAGCTGGTGTTGTCCGACCGCATTCCAAGCTATGCAGAAACCGGCCGTTACGAGCCAGAATGGCTGGAGAAAGTGGAGCCCGGCGACTTCCGCCTCGAAGGCTACCAGCACCATGCGCCGCTGACGGCGCCCATGGCGGTATAG
- a CDS encoding DUF883 family protein has product MLFKSKQPSLSAVQDDLAKLVDDVRALLSVKELDAIPEIRGVRQRIDEGLASAKDSAEQVLQQTRHAAACADQYAKDEPWRIAGAALAVGALVTYVMCRR; this is encoded by the coding sequence ATGTTGTTCAAATCCAAACAGCCTAGCCTGTCCGCAGTGCAAGACGATCTGGCCAAGCTGGTCGATGATGTTCGAGCCTTGCTCTCTGTCAAGGAATTGGATGCCATTCCCGAAATCAGAGGCGTGCGCCAACGCATCGATGAAGGGCTCGCGAGCGCCAAGGATTCTGCCGAGCAGGTGCTGCAGCAAACCCGGCACGCCGCGGCCTGTGCAGACCAGTACGCGAAGGATGAGCCATGGCGGATTGCCGGTGCGGCACTTGCGGTGGGGGCATTGGTCACCTATGTCATGTGCCGACGTTGA
- a CDS encoding putative Ig domain-containing protein, with amino-acid sequence MSVFSIQKLHDLAETSLASYAYLDANGINDELLADQLQKSQIGANFTPIQAENFTSHYALLSTQPNVDLNGFSASIFEDKQTHEKVLALRGTEFEQGWGQIGTDAGVADALGIGVSGYANLQGLEMCRYWKKLCTVGGQSVNYTDAELIKLYALKLGPILGGSLLTLPGATILASAGYIAFADGMRSDVGIDSGVVGQPVIAPGEKVNVTGHSLGGHLALLFSRIFPDSVDQVVTLNAPTFFSQGDAFLDLLGYSINISDRVTRIEADGDGVHVLGNISFGSVVSIAQENNPGPAAAFSSNHSSVNGVDSLYVMSMLAKLDPSHADDAAYFSNLIRASANTAAPSYENLVDSLRRMLVDASIQMTPVSSGAGDAKRVDLYENVQALETHNLAGKLRITRAGIDLQNQARTDFSALIALQELLPIVVKGIDATVTAQLSNLWQSNRATDYAAWQADQNSVVPNTFTDQWIQDRAILLEAIMARNAKDGTDLAYSGTLPSDRAYELQWINADGAGQSLIAENASRQGGVLQPVAHQVITFGGADADPLMGSDNKLGDHLYGGAGNDTLTGLEGDDYLQGDAGGDTLIGGAGSDTLVGGAGSDIYVLNLSESGVDTILDSDGSGQIKLGDVVISGSFGQLSGAVGGPDYYSNDANRQYKLSQVGANEWRLFAKSGNDYTLVAQLQDWQDGQLGINLNGGQLGEALPTMGLSYPNSVAYMNFNATRSTVGVVMEGGTKSDSFTGSGYSDVISTGDGLGNYVMAQGGNDFILGGSGREYIRAGANGTGADDNDTVQAGAGTDMVYGGMGEDLIWGNTANTEYLATATDSGERGDWLSGEGGNDFIAGSHSQDMIFGGAGADTLLGGAGNDLILGDGQYSVSSRTVALDYASPSTQSFVWNTDGTIKGPLNQYDYGLDPVVIPNGSIHNWSWSGAESDFGITLASGITFLSQVRVAPGGGDDLIDGGEGDDWIAGQTGNDRILGGAGNDILYGDDAVALPAGSQEGNDQLFGGQGADILHGGGGNDLLGSQDDDGSQDKLYGEAGDDTLVGGTGHDILDGGDDSDELYAGSDGSTLLGGAGADQLYGGAGNDTIEGGNGDDIYHTSGGSDTIMDLGGDDTYFINYDSLQAGTITTLTDVSGVGRLYFDGDLLTADNVQALSEDSWSASSGLCIMSKEGGDLVLRSRDLTVSGKVVVKNFFSQEEFLGLKLPAYVPVEPENQLPVVGQALVAQSVEEDSAVSLQIPAAAFSDPDGDPLSYSASLADGSALPSWLSFDAATRTFSGTPDNQAVGILQLQVTVSDGKGGTANQTFALEITNTNDAPEVGAPLQPYEVVEGAAFSYIVGSNAFVDIDKGDALTLSATGAGGAAIPGWLSFDPATGVFTGTPPAGSAQNLEITVTATDQAGASISQLLTLVIQDPGNTGSQGQHIVGTIDADVLVGTAYDDVMNGLEGNDTLSGGAGNDQIFGAQGDDTLHGDEGNDSLYGGEGSDQLYGWAGDDLLNGEDGDDTLYGGEGDDQLFGWSGADTMHGDAGNDLMYGGEGNDQVYGWDGNDQLNGDAGEDQLFGGLGNDELYGWADNDTLNGDEGDDILHGGEGDDILYGWADNDQLYGEAGHDILVGGEGGDILSGGVGNDEHYGGTGDDLYVFFSGDGEDLIVEESTDTNATDIVQLRDIASTDAYTLSRVGDDLHITIGSDVIMIRDQFATDAAAIEEIHFKDDVVLLASDIATQLGIVGDIETAQNRQAGGEKAGATDGAIPMPKPYTVDAESTPMYLKPLRLDGTDSVLGELASNGLDAAGGGTMSTSLSALLTQRLPGSTESSGQADRLIEAMSAFSASADASAAASIAPALGQAYDLLNRQPLSLAATGA; translated from the coding sequence ATGTCAGTTTTTAGCATACAGAAATTACATGATCTTGCAGAAACTAGTCTTGCAAGTTATGCATATTTAGATGCCAATGGGATTAATGATGAATTATTGGCAGACCAGCTCCAAAAGTCACAAATTGGCGCAAATTTCACCCCCATACAAGCGGAGAACTTTACTTCCCACTATGCATTACTTTCCACGCAGCCTAACGTTGATCTGAACGGCTTTAGTGCATCGATTTTCGAAGACAAACAGACTCATGAAAAAGTACTGGCGCTGCGTGGCACTGAATTTGAGCAAGGTTGGGGACAAATCGGAACGGATGCAGGGGTGGCCGACGCGCTGGGCATTGGGGTCTCCGGCTATGCCAATTTGCAGGGCCTGGAGATGTGCCGTTACTGGAAGAAGCTCTGTACTGTCGGTGGACAATCAGTCAACTATACAGATGCCGAGCTCATTAAGCTGTATGCGCTCAAGCTCGGCCCAATTTTGGGAGGATCTCTCTTGACGTTGCCTGGTGCAACGATTCTCGCCTCCGCCGGGTACATTGCCTTTGCTGATGGGATGAGAAGCGATGTTGGCATTGATTCTGGCGTTGTTGGGCAGCCGGTGATTGCGCCGGGAGAGAAAGTTAACGTCACCGGCCACAGCCTGGGGGGCCATCTGGCTTTATTATTCTCTCGGATCTTTCCTGACAGTGTTGATCAGGTTGTTACGCTCAATGCCCCGACTTTTTTCTCGCAAGGAGATGCCTTTCTCGATCTGTTGGGTTATTCGATCAACATCAGTGATCGCGTCACGCGCATTGAAGCCGATGGCGATGGTGTTCATGTCCTAGGTAACATTAGTTTTGGCTCGGTAGTTAGCATTGCGCAAGAAAATAATCCGGGCCCAGCTGCTGCATTTTCGAGTAATCACTCTAGCGTTAATGGGGTCGACTCGCTGTATGTTATGTCGATGCTGGCCAAGCTTGATCCTAGCCATGCGGACGATGCAGCATACTTCTCCAACCTCATCCGTGCATCGGCCAATACGGCTGCACCAAGTTATGAAAATCTCGTCGACAGTCTGAGAAGAATGCTTGTGGATGCATCCATTCAGATGACGCCAGTATCTTCGGGAGCGGGCGATGCCAAGCGAGTGGATTTATACGAAAATGTACAGGCACTCGAAACACATAACCTCGCAGGTAAACTCAGAATTACTAGAGCTGGCATCGACCTGCAAAACCAAGCACGCACTGATTTTTCTGCCTTGATTGCTCTGCAAGAGCTCTTGCCAATTGTTGTGAAAGGCATCGATGCGACTGTCACTGCCCAGCTCTCCAATCTCTGGCAATCCAATCGAGCGACCGATTACGCCGCTTGGCAAGCCGACCAGAATTCTGTAGTACCCAATACCTTTACCGACCAATGGATTCAGGATCGGGCCATATTGCTTGAAGCCATTATGGCAAGAAATGCCAAGGACGGTACAGATTTAGCATACAGCGGTACCTTGCCCAGTGACCGGGCCTACGAATTGCAATGGATAAATGCCGATGGCGCTGGTCAGTCATTGATTGCTGAAAATGCCAGTCGCCAAGGCGGTGTGCTTCAACCCGTAGCACATCAAGTGATTACATTCGGTGGAGCGGATGCGGATCCGTTGATGGGAAGCGATAACAAACTGGGTGATCATTTATACGGAGGTGCAGGAAACGACACCTTGACTGGTTTGGAGGGCGATGACTACCTTCAAGGAGACGCAGGTGGAGATACCCTTATTGGCGGCGCAGGCAGTGATACCCTTGTGGGGGGGGCTGGCAGCGACATCTATGTTCTCAATCTGAGCGAGAGTGGCGTAGACACCATTCTTGATAGCGATGGTAGCGGCCAGATCAAGCTGGGCGATGTAGTCATCTCCGGCAGCTTTGGCCAATTGAGTGGCGCGGTAGGTGGACCAGACTACTACAGCAATGACGCTAATCGCCAATACAAGCTCAGCCAGGTAGGTGCCAATGAATGGCGCCTGTTCGCTAAATCGGGTAACGATTACACCTTGGTTGCCCAATTGCAGGACTGGCAAGATGGGCAACTGGGCATCAACCTCAATGGTGGCCAGTTGGGCGAGGCATTGCCCACCATGGGATTGTCCTACCCAAATAGCGTGGCATACATGAACTTCAATGCCACACGCTCCACAGTAGGCGTCGTGATGGAAGGCGGAACCAAGTCCGACTCCTTCACGGGCAGCGGCTACAGCGATGTGATCAGCACAGGAGACGGGCTGGGTAACTACGTCATGGCCCAGGGCGGTAACGACTTTATTCTGGGCGGCAGCGGGCGCGAATACATTCGTGCAGGCGCCAATGGCACTGGTGCTGACGACAACGACACCGTGCAAGCCGGTGCAGGCACCGACATGGTGTATGGAGGCATGGGCGAGGATCTGATTTGGGGCAACACCGCCAACACGGAATACTTGGCGACGGCTACCGACAGTGGTGAGCGCGGTGATTGGCTCAGTGGCGAAGGCGGAAATGACTTCATCGCCGGCAGCCACTCGCAAGACATGATTTTTGGTGGTGCGGGCGCCGATACCTTGTTGGGCGGTGCCGGGAACGACCTGATTTTGGGTGACGGGCAATATTCGGTAAGCAGCCGCACAGTTGCGCTGGACTATGCATCTCCTTCCACGCAATCATTCGTTTGGAACACCGATGGCACCATCAAGGGGCCGCTGAACCAGTATGACTATGGCCTGGACCCCGTAGTTATTCCCAATGGCAGTATCCACAACTGGAGCTGGAGTGGAGCAGAGAGTGACTTCGGTATCACCTTGGCTTCAGGTATCACCTTCTTGAGTCAGGTGCGTGTGGCTCCGGGGGGCGGTGACGACCTGATCGATGGTGGCGAAGGCGACGACTGGATCGCAGGGCAGACCGGCAATGACCGTATTTTGGGCGGCGCAGGCAACGACATTCTCTATGGCGATGATGCGGTTGCGCTGCCTGCCGGTAGCCAAGAAGGCAACGACCAGCTGTTTGGCGGACAGGGGGCGGACATTCTGCACGGCGGTGGGGGAAATGATCTGCTGGGAAGCCAGGATGACGATGGATCCCAAGACAAGCTGTATGGCGAAGCTGGAGACGACACGCTGGTAGGTGGCACAGGACATGACATCCTCGACGGAGGCGATGACAGTGACGAGCTCTATGCAGGTAGCGATGGCAGCACCTTGCTGGGCGGCGCTGGTGCCGATCAACTATACGGAGGCGCAGGCAACGACACCATTGAAGGCGGCAATGGAGATGACATCTACCACACCAGCGGTGGTAGCGACACCATCATGGACCTCGGTGGCGACGACACCTACTTCATCAACTACGACAGCCTGCAAGCGGGGACCATCACGACCCTGACTGATGTCAGTGGTGTTGGTCGTTTGTACTTTGACGGCGACTTGTTGACGGCGGACAACGTTCAAGCGCTCTCTGAAGATAGCTGGTCTGCTTCCTCTGGGCTCTGCATCATGTCCAAGGAGGGGGGAGATCTTGTCCTTCGCAGCAGAGACCTCACTGTCTCCGGCAAAGTGGTGGTCAAGAACTTCTTCAGCCAAGAAGAGTTTCTGGGCCTGAAACTGCCAGCTTATGTTCCAGTAGAACCTGAAAATCAACTACCAGTGGTGGGCCAAGCACTAGTAGCCCAAAGCGTAGAAGAAGACAGTGCGGTAAGCCTGCAAATCCCGGCTGCTGCATTCAGTGACCCCGATGGAGACCCGCTCAGCTACAGCGCAAGCCTGGCTGATGGCTCGGCGCTGCCATCATGGCTGAGCTTCGATGCGGCAACACGCACATTCTCCGGAACCCCGGACAACCAGGCCGTGGGCATCTTGCAACTGCAGGTTACCGTCAGCGATGGCAAGGGCGGTACGGCCAACCAAACCTTTGCGCTGGAGATCACCAACACCAACGACGCACCAGAAGTTGGCGCGCCGCTGCAGCCCTACGAAGTGGTGGAAGGCGCGGCCTTCTCCTACATCGTTGGCTCCAATGCATTTGTGGACATTGACAAAGGTGACGCGCTCACCCTCAGCGCCACAGGCGCAGGTGGCGCGGCCATCCCAGGCTGGCTCAGCTTTGACCCTGCCACAGGCGTCTTCACTGGCACGCCACCCGCTGGCAGCGCCCAAAACCTGGAAATAACGGTCACCGCGACCGACCAGGCAGGAGCCAGCATCAGCCAGCTGCTGACCCTCGTCATCCAGGACCCCGGAAATACTGGCAGCCAAGGGCAGCACATCGTCGGAACCATAGATGCAGACGTGTTGGTGGGCACCGCCTACGACGACGTGATGAATGGCTTGGAGGGCAACGACACCCTATCCGGAGGAGCAGGTAACGACCAGATCTTTGGAGCGCAAGGAGATGACACGCTCCATGGCGATGAAGGCAACGACTCCTTGTATGGCGGGGAAGGCAGTGACCAGCTCTACGGATGGGCGGGCGATGACCTGCTCAATGGCGAAGATGGCGACGACACCTTGTATGGAGGAGAAGGGGACGACCAGTTGTTTGGCTGGAGCGGAGCAGACACCATGCATGGCGATGCCGGCAACGACCTGATGTATGGGGGCGAGGGCAACGACCAAGTGTATGGCTGGGACGGCAACGACCAACTCAACGGAGACGCAGGCGAGGATCAACTGTTTGGAGGCCTTGGCAATGACGAGCTGTACGGCTGGGCCGATAACGACACCCTCAATGGAGACGAAGGCGACGACATACTCCACGGGGGCGAAGGTGATGACATCCTTTATGGCTGGGCTGACAACGACCAGCTATATGGAGAGGCAGGCCATGACATCTTGGTGGGAGGAGAAGGAGGTGACATCCTGTCTGGTGGAGTTGGCAATGACGAACACTATGGAGGCACGGGAGACGATCTCTACGTATTCTTCAGCGGAGACGGAGAAGACCTGATCGTAGAAGAAAGCACAGACACCAATGCAACCGACATCGTCCAACTCAGAGACATAGCCTCCACGGATGCCTACACCTTGAGCCGCGTCGGAGACGACCTTCACATCACGATTGGCTCGGATGTGATCATGATTCGGGACCAATTCGCAACGGATGCAGCAGCCATAGAAGAAATTCACTTCAAGGACGATGTGGTGCTGCTCGCCTCTGATATTGCGACCCAGCTCGGCATTGTGGGTGACATTGAGACAGCACAGAATCGGCAGGCAGGGGGCGAGAAGGCGGGAGCGACCGATGGCGCCATTCCAATGCCAAAACCGTATACCGTGGATGCCGAAAGTACGCCCATGTACCTCAAGCCTCTGCGACTGGACGGGACGGACAGCGTGCTCGGCGAACTCGCGAGCAATGGTCTGGATGCTGCAGGGGGCGGCACTATGTCCACATCGCTGTCTGCCTTGCTGACCCAAAGGTTGCCGGGCTCCACAGAAAGCAGTGGGCAGGCGGATCGCCTCATTGAAGCGATGTCGGCTTTCTCGGCAAGTGCCGATGCAAGTGCGGCAGCATCAATTGCCCCAGCACTGGGGCAGGCCTACGATCTGCTCAACAGGCAGCCGCTTTCCTTGGCTGCTACTGGCGCCTAA